One Triticum dicoccoides isolate Atlit2015 ecotype Zavitan chromosome 3B, WEW_v2.0, whole genome shotgun sequence genomic window, GGCGGCCGGGTGGCCGTCGAGGCATGCCGGAGCAACCATGGTACCCCGGTTCTACAGCCAGACGGCACCGCCTGCGGAATCTACTCTGTTCCGCCGGTTCCACGGCCAGACAACAGCGGCTGGGTCGCCGTGGAGGCCTGCGGGAGCAGCCATGGTACGCCGGTTCGGCAGCCAGGCCGCGGTGGCCAGGTCGCTGTCGAGACCAGCTGGAGCAACCACGGTACGCCAGTTCTGCAGCCAAGCCGCGGTGGTCGGGTTACGCCGGCTCTGCAGCCCCGCCGTGGCGGCCGGGTCGCTGTCGAGGCCTGCCGGAGCTAGGCTGATGCAGCTACAGGTACGTACCTACGGTTCTTCcagtctccctctctgtcggtgtgcatgcatgcgtgggtgATGAAACTGAAAGGTGATCGAATTGCTGCAGTTTCAGAGAAACGTTGGGCATGTTGCAGCTACCGCTGCTCACCGCTTGGGCTTCTTTCGCAGGTGAATTTCTTAAACTTCTTCAATTATATAATCCAAAAGTCTCGGGTATTTTCTTTTTCCTCACTTAGGCATaattttggtcttatatgactttgctatttgccggCTGGTATTGCCTTtgtgcatcttcatgttgattcAATAAAACCTACCCCTTTTCTAAAATATAATCCAAAAGTCTGGTTAGTGTCGTGATGGTTGCAACTTGCCAAAgtgaaaatgcatgcatgcatcatgttTTCTCAGCAAGAACTAAGAACGTGTTTGCAGATATGCTATACCTATAGCAATAGCCGTTGGTGTTGGACTTTGGTGTATGAAGAAGAATGCAGAGCTTGTTGAGAGGAGGAAGGCAGAGCTTGCTGAGAGGGCTTCCCGCCCGTCGCGGATTGATTGGGTTGAAGCTGGAGTTGTAACTCGTGCCGTGAGGAATCAAAAGAACTGCGGTAAGTGTCATGAGCTTATTCTCTGCTACTAGACTCTATGTAGCCGGTGTTCCAAACTGTATTGTTAGTGCATCATAGTTGATCTCTAGCTGCGTATGTACAGATTAGTTATGCACTTATACTGCATCCTATATATGGTGGAAGCTGACCTATCTCGTGCAAATCTATATCCAACCAAGCCAGCAAGGATCACTTAGGAAAAACCTCCACATACTTGACGTGTGTATTTGTTGCAGGCAGCTGTTGGGCCATGGCAGTTGCAGCCTCGGTCGAGGCAGTTCATTACCTTAAGACCTTCCAATCAATCGCGTTAtcgttgtctcaaaaaaaaaaaaatcaatcGCGTTATCAGTTCAAGAGCTCGTCGACTGCAACATAGAGAACCATGGGTGTAATGGTGGTGACTATTTGTATGTTTTCCGTTATGTACGGCAAAACGGACTATTGGCAGAGTCTTCCTACCCATACAAGGCCCGGAAG contains:
- the LOC119280265 gene encoding zingipain-2-like, with translation MFRRVFVAAGRTMLRRFCSQSTAAGWPSRHAGATMVPRFYSQTAPPAESTLFRRFHGQTTAAGSPWRPAGAAMVRRFGSQAAVARSLSRPAGATTVRQFCSQAAVVGLRRLCSPAVAAGSLSRPAGARLMQLQFQRNVGHVAATAAHRLGFFRRYAIPIAIAVGVGLWCMKKNAELVERRKAELAERASRPSRIDWVEAGVVTRAVRNQKNCASVEAVHYLKTFQSIALSVQELVDCNIENHGCNGGDYLYVFRYVRQNGLLAESSYPYKARKSICRKLDKKAAARISGFRYIRPTEDDLEKAVAKRPVIVTVQGDPLQEYRGGIMDCKFDRRLTGWHAVLVVGYGTDSYGVKYWRIKNSWGKHWGEGGYARIRRHVADKRGVLGIFMFEPVYPVLTT